In Halopseudomonas nanhaiensis, a single window of DNA contains:
- a CDS encoding ABCB family ABC transporter ATP-binding protein/permease: MRPSSDSQYAGGPVNWRIITSLIPYLSEFRGRVALAMAFLLIAKLAGVAIPWALKLIVEHFESAGDALAILPVALLAGYGLLRFSSVFFSELRDAVFARVAERAMRRVSLRVFEHLHRLDLGFHLSRRTGGLARDIERGTSGISFLLRFMVFNILPTLVEIGLIAAILLINFSPSYALTVLGAVVLYGAFSIWCTEWRNRFVRESNKMDNRSNTRAVDSLLNYETVKYFGNERFEAEQYDRNLEGWEAARMKNRLSLAALNSGQALIIAGSVTLMMFMAAAQVSAGEMTLGELVMINAYMIQLFVPLNFLGFIYREIREALTNIERLFGLLGEPQKVSDAADAMPLRLQGGSVSFEQVSHAYSAERPILHQVSFDIPAGHTLAIVGPSGAGKSTLARLLFRFYDVDGGFIRVDGQDIRGVTQDSLRRAIGVVPQDTVLFNDSIGYNVAYGSPGASEDDIWRVLRMAQLEPFVRDLPDGLDTPVGERGLKLSGGEKQRIAIARVLLKDPPILILDEATSSLDTHAERLILDALNVVARKRTTLAIAHRLSTIVHAERILVLDQGRVVEQGSHPELLAAGGAYARLWADQQRDDVAPEG, from the coding sequence GTGCGCCCGAGTAGCGACAGCCAGTATGCCGGCGGGCCGGTGAACTGGCGCATCATCACCAGCCTGATTCCCTATCTGAGCGAGTTCCGTGGCCGAGTGGCCCTGGCAATGGCGTTTCTGCTGATCGCCAAGCTTGCCGGCGTCGCGATTCCCTGGGCGCTCAAGCTGATCGTCGAACATTTCGAAAGCGCCGGTGACGCGTTGGCAATCCTGCCGGTGGCGCTGCTGGCAGGCTACGGGTTGCTAAGGTTCTCCTCGGTGTTTTTTTCCGAGTTGCGCGACGCGGTATTCGCCCGTGTCGCCGAGCGTGCCATGCGCAGGGTCTCGCTGCGGGTCTTCGAGCATCTGCATCGTCTGGATCTGGGCTTTCACCTGTCGCGGCGCACCGGCGGGCTGGCGCGCGATATCGAGCGCGGCACCAGCGGCATCAGTTTCCTGCTGCGCTTCATGGTGTTCAACATTCTCCCGACACTGGTCGAGATCGGGCTGATCGCGGCGATCCTGCTGATCAACTTCAGCCCGTCCTACGCGCTGACCGTGCTCGGAGCGGTGGTTCTCTATGGCGCGTTCTCGATCTGGTGCACCGAGTGGCGCAACCGTTTCGTGCGTGAAAGCAACAAGATGGACAACCGCTCCAACACCCGTGCGGTGGACAGTCTGCTGAACTACGAAACGGTCAAGTATTTCGGTAACGAGCGCTTCGAGGCAGAACAGTACGATCGCAATCTGGAGGGCTGGGAAGCGGCACGGATGAAGAACCGGCTTTCGCTCGCGGCGCTGAACTCCGGGCAGGCCCTGATCATCGCTGGCTCGGTAACGCTGATGATGTTCATGGCCGCGGCGCAGGTCTCGGCCGGCGAGATGACGCTCGGTGAGCTGGTGATGATCAATGCCTACATGATCCAGCTGTTCGTACCGCTCAATTTTCTCGGCTTCATCTACCGCGAGATCCGCGAGGCGCTGACCAACATCGAGCGACTGTTCGGCCTGCTGGGCGAGCCGCAGAAAGTCTCCGATGCGGCCGATGCCATGCCGCTGCGCCTGCAGGGCGGGTCGGTCTCGTTCGAGCAGGTCAGCCACGCCTACAGTGCCGAGCGACCGATTCTGCATCAGGTCTCCTTCGACATCCCGGCTGGCCATACGCTGGCGATCGTCGGGCCCAGCGGCGCCGGCAAATCGACGCTGGCCCGGCTGCTGTTTCGCTTCTATGACGTCGACGGTGGCTTTATTCGCGTTGACGGTCAGGACATCCGTGGCGTGACGCAGGACAGCCTGCGCCGCGCGATCGGCGTGGTCCCGCAGGATACCGTCCTGTTCAACGACAGCATCGGCTACAACGTCGCCTACGGCAGCCCGGGTGCGAGTGAAGACGACATCTGGCGGGTGCTGCGCATGGCGCAACTGGAGCCGTTCGTACGGGATCTTCCCGATGGCCTCGATACCCCGGTCGGTGAGCGTGGCCTGAAGCTGTCCGGCGGCGAGAAGCAGCGCATCGCCATTGCCCGTGTGCTGCTCAAGGACCCGCCGATACTGATCCTCGATGAAGCAACATCATCGTTGGATACGCATGCGGAACGCCTGATTCTCGATGCACTCAATGTGGTGGCGCGCAAGCGAACCACACTGGCCATCGCGCATCGTTTATCTACCATTGTCCATGCCGAGCGCATCCTGGTGCTCGATCAGGGCAGGGTGGTGGAGCAGGGCAGCCACCCTGAACTGCTGGCAGCTGGTGGAGCCTATGCGCGGCTGTGGGCAGACCAGCAGCGGGACGATGTCGCACCGGAGGGGTAA
- a CDS encoding nuclear transport factor 2 family protein, with protein sequence MSSVIETWHKIVETLDPSLMDNLLDEDVVFHSPVVHTPQVGKRITKLYLSAAMQVLNAPGHFTYKREIIDGNVAVLEFETLIGDVTVNGVDMIEWNDEGRIVDFKVMVRPLKAINAIHQSMGNMLESMKAKGQV encoded by the coding sequence ATGAGCAGTGTTATTGAAACCTGGCACAAGATCGTTGAGACCCTTGATCCATCGCTGATGGACAACCTGCTGGACGAGGACGTGGTGTTCCATTCGCCGGTCGTCCACACCCCACAGGTCGGCAAGCGCATCACCAAGCTGTATCTCTCCGCCGCCATGCAGGTGCTCAACGCGCCGGGGCATTTCACCTACAAGCGTGAAATCATCGACGGGAACGTGGCCGTGCTGGAGTTCGAGACGCTGATTGGCGACGTCACCGTCAACGGCGTGGACATGATCGAGTGGAACGACGAAGGCCGAATCGTTGATTTCAAGGTCATGGTCCGCCCGCTCAAGGCGATCAACGCCATTCATCAGTCGATGGGCAATATGCTCGAATCGATGAAGGCCAAGGGGCAGGTCTGA
- the cobA gene encoding uroporphyrinogen-III C-methyltransferase, with product MNAKVWLVGAGPGDPELLTLKAVRALNQADVVMVDDLVNPAVLEHCSHARIIRVGKRGGCRSTPQAFINRLMLRYARQGKVLVRLKGGDPCIFGRAGEEADWLAQRGVESEIVNGITAGLAGATQCGIPLTLRGVSRGVTLVTAHTQDDSELNWRGLAQGGTTLVVYMGVARLAQIQRGLLEGGLPASTPVAMIERASAAQQRQSICQLAELCDEAASFHLQSPAVLVIGDVVAASTMLAVSPEADQVAEA from the coding sequence ATGAATGCAAAAGTTTGGCTGGTAGGTGCCGGACCCGGCGATCCGGAACTGTTGACGCTCAAGGCCGTGCGCGCCCTCAATCAGGCAGACGTGGTGATGGTAGATGATCTGGTCAACCCAGCAGTGCTCGAGCATTGCTCGCACGCTCGCATCATCCGGGTCGGCAAGCGCGGCGGCTGTCGCTCGACGCCGCAGGCGTTCATCAACCGCCTGATGCTGCGCTATGCCCGGCAGGGCAAGGTGCTGGTTCGCCTGAAGGGTGGCGATCCGTGCATATTCGGCCGTGCGGGCGAAGAAGCCGATTGGCTGGCCCAGCGCGGCGTGGAGTCGGAGATCGTCAATGGCATCACCGCTGGGCTGGCCGGCGCAACGCAATGTGGTATTCCGCTGACCCTGCGGGGTGTGAGCCGTGGCGTAACGCTAGTCACTGCGCACACCCAGGACGATAGCGAGCTGAACTGGCGGGGGCTGGCGCAGGGTGGGACGACGCTGGTGGTCTACATGGGCGTGGCGCGCCTGGCGCAGATTCAGCGCGGCTTACTGGAAGGCGGCTTGCCTGCCAGCACGCCGGTCGCGATGATCGAACGCGCCAGCGCGGCGCAACAACGGCAGAGCATCTGTCAGCTGGCCGAGCTATGTGATGAAGCCGCATCATTTCATCTGCAAAGCCCGGCGGTGCTGGTGATCGGCGACGTCGTAGCGGCATCGACCATGCTCGCCGTCAGCCCCGAGGCAGACCAGGTGGCAGAAGCCTGA
- a CDS encoding nitrate reductase, which produces MNDVIASTCCYCGVGCGVLIEHDGERIIDVQGDPKHPANYGRLCSKGATLHKTGDLAARALYPELRLGKGMGRSRVDWDTAMGHAAQVFGDTIAEHGPDSVAFYISGQLLTEDYYAFNKLARALVGTNNIDSNSRLCMSSAVVGYKRSLGADAPPCSYEDIELSDCVLIVGSNMAYAHPVLFRRLEQAKAEHPDKKVIVVDPRRTDTCELADLHLAVQPGTDVALFHGLLHILMWEGWIDRTFIDTHTQGFEELKALVRDYTPSMVSGICGIDQADLQAAARMIGSAPSFLSLWCMGLNQSTAGSAKNSALINLHLATGKIGRAGSGPFSLTGQPNAMGGRETGSLSNLLPGHREAANADHREEVAGYWGVDGLPAKPGLSAIELFAAVRSGKVKALWIACTNPAQSMPDQTLVREALSNCPFVVVQEAFATTETCQFADLLLPAASWGEKHGSVTNSERRISHVRPAIPAPGEARADWAIVCDLARRLEKQLRPGLPSLFDFKAPAELFDELKGLTAGRDLDYSGLSHALIDQMGPQQWPFRAVTRHGTARLYGDGIFATPDGFARFISEPYIPAKEQRDARFPLTLNTGRLRDQWHGMSRTGTAAQLFGHVEQAQLSLHPEELRSRRLVPGQLVAVRSRRGELILPVVADEQIRPGQAFIPMHWGDRFLKGMGVNVLTQPAFDPISKQPELKQAGINVTPVALPWELYVLVEGDVQHRFDALRALCEEFAFASFALTGRERPALVMRVADKSAPAAELLARMDALLGLQEGPILVYDDPRRAVGKRVKIEDGRITAIRLTGETAAREWLHSVWQSGETDAALRRWFLAPLSAPPGGVAASDRTLCNCMNVSASRIRAGIEDGQDLDGLKQNLGCGTQCGSCVPEIKRMLASAAQPA; this is translated from the coding sequence AAGCATCCGGCCAATTACGGCCGACTGTGCAGCAAGGGGGCAACGCTGCACAAGACTGGCGATCTGGCCGCACGCGCGCTCTACCCCGAGTTGCGCCTGGGCAAGGGCATGGGTCGCAGCCGTGTGGATTGGGATACGGCGATGGGCCATGCGGCGCAGGTGTTCGGCGATACCATTGCCGAGCACGGCCCGGACAGCGTGGCGTTCTATATTTCCGGCCAGCTGCTGACCGAGGATTATTACGCATTCAACAAGCTGGCTCGGGCGCTGGTCGGCACCAACAATATCGACAGCAATTCGCGCCTGTGCATGTCCAGCGCGGTGGTCGGCTACAAGCGCAGCCTGGGCGCGGACGCCCCGCCCTGCTCCTACGAAGACATTGAGCTGAGCGATTGCGTGCTCATTGTCGGCAGCAACATGGCCTATGCGCACCCGGTGCTCTTTCGCCGGCTGGAGCAGGCTAAGGCGGAGCACCCCGACAAGAAGGTGATCGTCGTCGATCCCCGGCGCACCGATACCTGCGAGCTGGCCGATCTGCATCTGGCGGTTCAGCCGGGGACCGACGTAGCGCTGTTTCATGGTCTGCTGCACATTCTGATGTGGGAAGGCTGGATCGATCGCACGTTCATCGACACGCATACTCAGGGCTTCGAGGAGCTGAAGGCGCTGGTGCGGGACTACACACCATCGATGGTCAGTGGCATCTGCGGCATCGACCAGGCAGACCTGCAGGCCGCCGCGCGGATGATCGGCAGCGCGCCAAGCTTCCTGTCGCTGTGGTGCATGGGCCTGAACCAATCCACCGCTGGCAGTGCCAAGAACAGTGCACTGATCAACCTGCACCTGGCCACCGGCAAGATTGGTCGGGCGGGTAGCGGGCCGTTCTCGCTGACCGGTCAGCCCAACGCCATGGGCGGCCGCGAGACCGGCAGTCTGTCCAATCTGCTGCCAGGGCACCGCGAAGCTGCCAATGCTGACCACCGCGAGGAAGTGGCCGGTTATTGGGGTGTGGATGGGCTGCCGGCGAAGCCGGGGTTGTCAGCCATCGAGCTGTTCGCAGCGGTACGGTCCGGCAAGGTGAAAGCGCTGTGGATTGCCTGCACCAATCCGGCCCAGTCGATGCCGGACCAGACGCTGGTGAGAGAAGCGTTAAGCAATTGCCCGTTCGTGGTGGTGCAGGAGGCTTTTGCTACTACGGAAACCTGTCAGTTCGCTGATCTGCTGTTACCCGCCGCCAGCTGGGGAGAGAAGCATGGTTCGGTGACCAATTCAGAGCGGCGCATCAGCCATGTGCGGCCGGCCATTCCGGCGCCCGGGGAAGCGCGTGCCGACTGGGCAATCGTATGTGATCTCGCGCGACGACTGGAGAAGCAGCTGCGCCCGGGCTTGCCTAGCCTGTTCGACTTCAAAGCACCGGCGGAGCTGTTCGACGAGCTCAAGGGCCTCACCGCGGGGCGCGATCTCGATTACAGCGGGCTCAGCCATGCCCTGATCGATCAGATGGGCCCACAGCAATGGCCCTTCCGCGCAGTGACCCGCCACGGGACGGCACGGCTGTATGGCGATGGCATTTTCGCTACGCCGGACGGTTTCGCGCGTTTCATCAGCGAGCCCTACATACCGGCGAAGGAGCAGCGCGATGCGCGCTTCCCGCTGACGCTGAACACCGGCCGGCTGCGCGATCAGTGGCATGGCATGAGCCGTACGGGTACCGCTGCGCAGCTGTTTGGCCATGTCGAGCAGGCACAGTTGAGCCTGCATCCGGAGGAGCTGCGCAGCCGGCGGCTGGTCCCGGGGCAGCTGGTGGCGGTTCGCAGTCGTCGGGGCGAGCTCATCCTGCCGGTGGTCGCGGATGAGCAGATCCGGCCGGGACAGGCGTTCATTCCGATGCACTGGGGCGACCGGTTTCTCAAGGGTATGGGTGTGAACGTGCTGACCCAGCCCGCCTTCGATCCGATCTCAAAGCAGCCGGAGCTCAAGCAGGCGGGCATCAATGTCACGCCCGTGGCGTTGCCCTGGGAGCTGTATGTCCTGGTCGAGGGCGACGTGCAGCACCGCTTCGATGCGCTGCGGGCATTGTGTGAGGAGTTTGCCTTCGCCAGCTTTGCGCTGACCGGACGGGAGCGGCCTGCGCTGGTCATGCGGGTGGCCGACAAGAGCGCGCCTGCGGCGGAGCTCCTCGCGCGGATGGACGCGCTGCTGGGCCTGCAGGAAGGTCCGATTCTGGTCTATGACGACCCGCGCCGCGCTGTGGGCAAGCGGGTGAAGATCGAAGACGGCCGTATCACGGCGATTCGCCTGACTGGCGAAACGGCGGCGCGCGAGTGGTTGCACAGCGTCTGGCAAAGTGGCGAGACCGACGCGGCACTGCGTCGCTGGTTCCTGGCACCGCTGAGCGCGCCACCAGGCGGAGTTGCCGCGTCGGACAGGACCCTGTGCAACTGCATGAACGTCAGCGCCAGCCGCATCCGCGCTGGCATCGAGGATGGTCAGGATCTGGACGGACTCAAGCAGAATCTGGGGTGCGGTACGCAATGCGGCTCCTGCGTGCCGGAGATCAAGCGCATGCTGGCCAGCGCGGCGCAGCCGGCGTGA